One genomic window of Candidatus Aquicultor sp. includes the following:
- a CDS encoding APC family permease, producing the protein MATQTLKRVLLGQPIANERAHEERLIKTIALAVFSSDALSSVAYATEEILIVLVLAGAGALYLSFPVAMAIIALLTILTISYRQVIEAYPGGGGAYVVSRENLGQKFAIIAGCSLLIDYTLTVAVSVASSVANIASAFPVLLPHKVMIGVLFILLIALTNLRGLREAGKIFAIPTYTYVASLILLIGVGVYRYFTGHTVISSGTITATTFEPITILLVLRAFASGCAALTGVEAISDGVRAFRKPEARNAKITLAWMAIILGALFFGITELAHMYHIVPNPHETVLSQLSRGIFGTTFIYFFIQVAISLILVVAANTSFTGFPIVASLVAADGYMPRQLTNKGDKLAFSNGILSLAFFSIVLIVSFGGDTHRLIPLYAVGVFTSFTLSQAGMVKHWLTERGKGWFKKAIINGAGALTTLLVLIVIGSTKFMHGAWIVVLAVPLLFLLLLTIKKHYQRIAEQLSLVNLRPPKPVRNHVLLCIGGVHCGTLQALRYAKMIANDGEMSVLYVNTQDGEPTDILNKWETHGFSTPIEVIKSPYRDIIGPLINKVKEIRQEAPDDFITIVVPEFIVKRWWEHLLHNQTAFILKTRLLTTPNVIVTSVPYQLS; encoded by the coding sequence ATGGCAACGCAAACGTTAAAACGGGTTCTCTTAGGGCAACCTATAGCAAACGAACGCGCTCATGAAGAGCGTCTTATAAAAACAATTGCACTTGCGGTATTTTCATCTGATGCTCTGTCTTCGGTTGCATATGCAACCGAAGAGATACTCATTGTTCTCGTTTTGGCCGGCGCCGGAGCGCTCTACCTGTCTTTTCCGGTTGCGATGGCGATTATCGCGCTTCTTACTATACTTACCATCTCATATCGGCAAGTTATCGAGGCGTATCCGGGCGGCGGCGGCGCCTATGTCGTATCGCGTGAAAACTTAGGGCAAAAATTCGCAATAATTGCCGGTTGCTCTTTGCTGATAGACTACACATTGACGGTTGCCGTTAGTGTCGCGTCGAGCGTTGCCAATATAGCCTCCGCGTTTCCCGTGCTTTTACCCCATAAGGTAATGATCGGTGTTTTGTTCATTTTATTGATAGCTCTTACCAATCTTCGCGGGCTTCGCGAAGCCGGCAAAATATTCGCTATACCGACCTATACATACGTGGCTTCGCTGATCTTGCTCATAGGCGTCGGTGTTTACCGATACTTTACCGGCCACACCGTAATCTCGAGCGGAACGATTACGGCAACAACATTTGAGCCGATTACGATTCTTCTCGTTCTAAGAGCATTTGCATCCGGATGTGCTGCGCTTACCGGTGTGGAAGCTATCAGCGACGGCGTGCGGGCATTCAGAAAGCCTGAGGCCAGAAACGCAAAAATTACTCTAGCCTGGATGGCCATCATCCTGGGCGCACTCTTCTTTGGCATTACCGAGCTCGCGCATATGTACCATATTGTGCCGAATCCTCATGAAACCGTGTTATCGCAGCTTTCACGCGGTATATTCGGCACTACGTTCATATATTTCTTCATCCAGGTGGCTATCTCCCTTATCCTGGTGGTCGCGGCCAACACAAGCTTTACCGGTTTTCCGATAGTTGCATCGCTTGTAGCGGCCGACGGCTATATGCCGCGACAACTTACCAACAAAGGCGACAAGCTCGCATTTTCAAACGGTATTTTATCACTGGCGTTTTTCTCGATTGTTTTGATCGTATCGTTTGGCGGCGATACCCATAGGCTGATACCTCTCTATGCGGTCGGCGTTTTTACGAGCTTTACCCTTTCGCAGGCAGGTATGGTTAAGCACTGGCTAACCGAACGAGGTAAAGGTTGGTTTAAGAAAGCGATCATCAATGGCGCAGGAGCGCTTACGACGCTGCTTGTCCTGATCGTCATAGGCTCCACCAAGTTCATGCATGGTGCATGGATTGTAGTTCTTGCCGTACCGCTCTTGTTCTTACTGCTCCTCACGATCAAGAAGCATTACCAGCGTATCGCCGAACAGCTATCGCTGGTTAATCTGAGGCCGCCGAAGCCTGTTCGAAATCACGTTCTCCTCTGCATCGGCGGCGTGCATTGCGGTACGCTGCAAGCCCTTAGATACGCCAAAATGATTGCAAACGACGGCGAGATGAGCGTCCTATATGTGAACACGCAAGATGGTGAACCCACCGATATTCTCAATAAATGGGAAACGCACGGGTTTAGTACGCCAATCGAGGTCATCAAGTCACCCTATCGCGACATTATTGGGCCGCTTATCAATAAAGTTAAGGAGATTAGGCAGGAAGCGCCCGATGACTTTATCACGATCGTCGTACCTGAATTTATCGTCAAGCGGTGGTGGGAACATCTGCTTCATAATCAAACTGCGTTCATTTTGAAGACACGTCTTTTGACAACGCCTAACGTTATTGTTACGAGCGTGCCCTACCAGCTGTCATAG
- a CDS encoding discoidin domain-containing protein — MLQRFTVLIVIVIALCCPAYAYADDGYAGAVAETPVPRNSHDIAMQAEVVSIILHPGYAEVECAYRFKNEGKAQAVQMGFPDIYDRKGNPGITQFRAYVDDIEFPVRTVTLKLGPGQLNYNDFSTTSRWFIQDVPFKEGQVRIIVNRYLAPYGGTASLEESFMTWFGYTMHTGATWKGKIGRADVNVTFASGLTWDDFTPGRKACKSVNYTVPKSTIEPSGYTKQEDGFSWTFFNLEPKINKDDISFNFFRDTTNGGLKGLKVAATSELHIGSRFYPASQAFDGNVTTAWVEGARGTGIGQTLTAEFKQPTQIGEIRILPGYVKTRALYKQNSRPKQITATFSNGTIKQIDLIDQPRVQYIKLSKPIEASWVKFTINSVYRGTTDADSCISEIEFGLGHTNTGQTAPKLLAGIATANTREATTLRPTAVRAQDATPLQPATVCAQDVLLAVAVLIMLLFAVGTWQNFYGNKDDDQKPSDENEDTNEKSTANSE; from the coding sequence ATGCTACAACGATTTACAGTTCTCATTGTCATAGTAATCGCACTATGCTGCCCGGCTTATGCATATGCCGATGATGGATACGCCGGCGCTGTCGCCGAAACGCCGGTGCCGCGAAACAGCCACGATATCGCTATGCAAGCCGAAGTAGTCTCGATCATCCTGCATCCCGGGTACGCAGAAGTCGAATGCGCTTATCGCTTTAAGAATGAAGGTAAGGCTCAAGCCGTTCAAATGGGTTTTCCCGATATTTACGATCGCAAAGGCAATCCTGGAATCACTCAATTTCGCGCATATGTGGACGATATAGAATTTCCCGTACGAACCGTCACGCTCAAGCTTGGACCGGGCCAGCTCAACTATAATGATTTTTCAACCACATCTCGGTGGTTCATTCAGGACGTACCGTTTAAAGAAGGGCAAGTCAGGATCATCGTAAACCGCTACTTAGCACCGTATGGCGGCACCGCATCCCTGGAAGAATCCTTCATGACCTGGTTTGGTTACACCATGCACACCGGCGCAACCTGGAAAGGGAAGATCGGCCGCGCTGACGTAAATGTTACATTCGCAAGCGGCCTCACCTGGGATGACTTTACGCCGGGCAGGAAAGCATGTAAATCTGTTAACTACACAGTGCCGAAATCCACAATCGAACCAAGCGGTTATACAAAACAAGAAGACGGTTTCTCCTGGACGTTTTTCAACCTTGAACCGAAAATTAACAAAGACGATATTTCATTCAATTTCTTCCGTGATACGACTAACGGCGGCTTAAAAGGCCTTAAAGTGGCCGCTACGTCCGAGCTTCATATCGGTTCGCGGTTTTACCCGGCATCGCAAGCATTCGACGGCAACGTCACTACCGCGTGGGTTGAAGGCGCTCGGGGAACCGGCATCGGGCAAACACTTACTGCAGAGTTCAAGCAACCGACCCAGATAGGGGAGATACGCATTTTGCCGGGTTACGTGAAAACACGGGCCCTTTACAAGCAAAACAGTCGCCCGAAACAGATAACCGCGACATTTTCGAACGGTACGATCAAACAAATAGATCTGATCGATCAACCGCGCGTTCAGTACATCAAGCTTAGCAAGCCCATTGAGGCTTCGTGGGTGAAGTTCACTATAAATAGCGTTTACCGGGGCACAACGGATGCAGATTCGTGTATAAGCGAAATCGAATTCGGGCTTGGGCATACGAACACCGGGCAAACAGCGCCGAAACTGCTGGCTGGGATTGCGACCGCCAATACCCGGGAGGCAACGACTTTACGACCGACTGCCGTTCGTGCACAAGACGCAACGCCTTTACAGCCGGCCACTGTTTGCGCTCAAGACGTGCTGCTCGCAGTTGCTGTTTTAATTATGCTTCTCTTTGCGGTAGGTACGTGGCAGAATTTTTACGGCAACAAAGATGACGATCAAAAACCTTCCGATGAGAATGAGGATACGAATGAAAAATCTACCGCGAACTCCGAGTAA
- a CDS encoding metal-dependent hydrolase: MLGRTHEIAAVGAVVTTALLTPMEHISTETAIVSLLVAIIGGITPDLDKPGSKIWGDVPGGGCLSRIINPVFIGGHRHITHSFIGMVLFGGLMRLILNALPLGDTIDTNIVFWSFIIAFASHLVTDMLTKEGVPLLFPLPLHLGFPPFEALRLRTNGWVENLLVTPAIICGVIALGYYRSDNALLLLKALGFH; encoded by the coding sequence ATGCTCGGTCGAACACACGAAATTGCGGCCGTTGGGGCGGTGGTTACGACAGCACTTCTCACCCCGATGGAGCATATTTCTACAGAAACCGCCATTGTGTCGCTTCTGGTCGCGATTATCGGTGGCATTACGCCTGATCTCGATAAACCCGGAAGCAAGATATGGGGAGATGTGCCTGGAGGCGGCTGCCTGTCGCGCATCATTAATCCGGTTTTTATCGGCGGTCACCGGCATATAACTCACTCGTTTATCGGCATGGTTCTGTTTGGCGGCCTGATGCGACTCATCCTTAACGCGCTGCCGCTGGGAGATACTATCGACACCAACATCGTGTTTTGGAGCTTTATAATCGCGTTTGCGTCGCATCTGGTTACAGATATGCTAACCAAAGAAGGCGTCCCGCTGTTGTTTCCTCTACCACTCCATTTAGGATTTCCACCGTTTGAGGCGTTGCGGCTTCGTACCAACGGGTGGGTTGAAAACCTGCTCGTGACACCGGCAATAATATGTGGAGTTATTGCTCTCGGGTATTATCGCAGCGACAATGCTCTCTTGCTTCTTAAGGCACTCGGTTTTCATTAG
- a CDS encoding phosphatase PAP2 family protein, translating into MKNLPRTPSKLGLTITIACLVLFIALTAYVITHQMNSIDTGFSQYLQTQPWAKPLLYVNTIFASSAFRLLYLLLLGILITQKRYRFGLLISLALASEIVTTIIKDIIGRPRPTAPLVEIFEHRPTFSYISGHGLEHLLLFGMLGYFVLRTGKNTSLKYIVAGLFFLEPVLVGLGRVYVGAHWLTDVLGSYLLGIAILIPLLSYFRDAAGTSIYTTKPRKHEE; encoded by the coding sequence ATGAAAAATCTACCGCGAACTCCGAGTAAACTCGGTCTTACAATCACAATTGCCTGTCTCGTGCTGTTTATTGCGCTTACCGCTTACGTGATTACGCATCAGATGAATTCAATTGATACAGGGTTTTCCCAATACCTGCAGACCCAGCCATGGGCAAAACCGCTGTTGTATGTAAATACAATCTTCGCCTCCAGCGCGTTTCGCCTTCTTTACCTGCTGCTTTTGGGCATTCTCATAACCCAGAAACGCTATCGATTCGGGCTTCTGATTTCGCTGGCGCTTGCATCCGAGATAGTCACAACCATTATAAAAGACATTATCGGGCGGCCTCGCCCGACGGCACCTCTGGTTGAGATATTTGAGCATCGACCAACATTTAGTTATATCTCAGGACATGGGTTAGAGCACTTACTGCTTTTTGGAATGTTGGGGTACTTCGTTTTGCGAACAGGGAAGAATACCTCTTTAAAATATATTGTTGCCGGCCTTTTCTTCCTTGAGCCGGTTTTGGTCGGTCTGGGCCGAGTGTACGTTGGCGCCCACTGGTTAACGGATGTTTTAGGAAGTTACCTGCTTGGGATCGCAATTCTCATCCCGCTGCTCTCATATTTTCGAGACGCCGCCGGTACTTCGATCTATACAACAAAACCTAGAAAGCACGAGGAATAA